One genomic segment of Flagellimonas marinaquae includes these proteins:
- a CDS encoding helix-turn-helix transcriptional regulator, with protein MTRDFIDINDFTILVEEATSDTLIVDTCHFDEPVVSVAFYGSGNVDLNVKYGERTKTYSHTKGLALSFYADSNVEFEHTVSAQRPLKCILIATALRNLENLPNEEGEIFTSLLNELVNPSDHYVEGPRFFMTPEMDRIVKSVFDMKYHGKTKMMFFRSQMTVLLSHFFGQLASLQTEKINTTEREKLYRAKEILINNLDSPPSLSEISRQIGLNSYNLKKNFKELFGVPVFKYLQNERLKTAHKLISNHEATVQEAAWHVGYDSLSSFSNAFEKKFGYRPSQIK; from the coding sequence ATGACTCGAGATTTTATAGACATCAACGATTTTACCATTTTGGTCGAAGAGGCAACGAGTGATACATTGATTGTGGACACTTGCCACTTTGATGAGCCAGTGGTCTCGGTCGCTTTTTATGGCTCCGGAAATGTAGATCTTAATGTAAAGTATGGGGAGAGAACCAAGACATACAGCCATACCAAAGGGCTTGCATTATCCTTTTATGCTGATTCCAATGTTGAATTTGAGCATACGGTTTCCGCACAAAGACCATTAAAGTGTATTTTAATTGCGACCGCTTTGCGCAACCTTGAGAATTTGCCCAATGAAGAAGGGGAAATCTTTACTTCGCTTTTAAACGAACTCGTGAATCCATCCGATCATTATGTGGAAGGCCCTCGCTTTTTTATGACGCCGGAGATGGATCGTATTGTGAAATCCGTTTTCGATATGAAGTACCATGGAAAAACCAAAATGATGTTTTTTAGGAGCCAAATGACGGTTTTGTTGTCTCATTTTTTTGGGCAACTGGCCAGTCTGCAAACCGAAAAGATAAATACCACGGAACGTGAAAAACTGTATAGGGCCAAAGAAATTTTAATCAACAATTTGGACAGCCCGCCATCACTTTCCGAGATTTCACGACAAATTGGCCTGAACAGTTACAACCTTAAAAAGAATTTTAAAGAACTTTTTGGTGTGCCGGTTTTTAAGTATCTGCAAAACGAGCGTCTAAAAACTGCCCATAAGTTGATCAGTAACCATGAGGCCACTGTGCAGGAGGCGGCATGGCATGTTGGATACGATAGCTTAAGTTCTTTTTCCAATGCCTTTGAGAAAAAGTTCGGTTACCGCCCTAGTCAGATCAAGTAA
- a CDS encoding DUF5367 family protein has protein sequence MKTIKALVLGFLVWIFGVVAFGSIYQLPILRDRYLQANIGLALLVPPLIWIAAKLYYERNGTMHGLKLGVLMLITSTIMDALVTVPIMIVPYGGSYASFFGSLDFWLIAFEFVAIATLYWWFNVRPTHTGSSC, from the coding sequence ATGAAAACTATAAAAGCATTGGTTTTGGGTTTTTTGGTGTGGATTTTTGGCGTAGTCGCTTTTGGCTCCATTTATCAGCTTCCAATTCTCAGAGATCGCTATTTACAGGCCAACATTGGGCTTGCCTTATTGGTGCCTCCGCTGATTTGGATAGCGGCAAAGCTTTATTATGAGAGAAACGGCACCATGCATGGGTTAAAACTTGGAGTACTCATGTTGATCACCAGTACGATAATGGATGCTTTGGTAACGGTGCCGATTATGATTGTTCCCTATGGGGGAAGTTATGCCAGTTTCTTTGGCTCTTTGGATTTTTGGTTGATAGCCTTTGAGTTTGTGGCCATTGCTACACTTTATTGGTGGTTTAATGTACGTCCAACACATACTGGATCTAGCTGCTAA
- a CDS encoding DUF1772 domain-containing protein, whose translation MEFSVNTITTISTILLTGLSAGLCFTWTNAITPGIGRLDDLGYLQSFQEMNRAIINPIFLIVFFGPFFSHIINVYLNRNQPSAIFWMVFTAGILYIAGVIVITIFGNIPLNELLENAELEMLSPDSLKQLRNNFENKWNLLHLIRTITAVLSFVLLIITLLQNQINSNTTI comes from the coding sequence ATGGAATTTTCAGTGAACACCATTACAACGATCAGCACTATTTTGCTAACCGGTCTGTCTGCAGGCCTGTGTTTTACTTGGACCAATGCTATAACACCGGGAATCGGTCGCTTGGATGACCTCGGTTACTTACAATCTTTTCAAGAAATGAACAGGGCCATTATAAACCCAATATTTCTGATTGTGTTTTTTGGGCCGTTTTTTTCGCACATCATCAATGTTTATCTCAATAGAAATCAACCTAGCGCTATTTTCTGGATGGTTTTTACCGCTGGCATATTGTACATCGCCGGTGTGATCGTAATAACCATTTTTGGAAATATTCCCCTAAATGAACTATTGGAAAACGCTGAACTCGAAATGTTATCACCAGATAGTTTAAAACAATTGCGGAACAACTTCGAGAACAAATGGAACCTGCTGCACTTGATCAGGACCATTACGGCCGTACTATCTTTTGTATTGCTGATCATAACGCTTTTACAAAATCAAATTAATTCAAATACAACAATATAA
- a CDS encoding NAD(P)H-binding protein, whose amino-acid sequence MKKDNYLIIGGTGKTGRKVVDSLRLLNQNVKVGSRSSIPSFDWNRADTWENALVGVDKMYITYQPDLAVPGALQSIKELVRLAKKNNVKKVVLLSGKGEREAELCEQAVISSGMDYTIVRASWFNQNFSESFFLEPIQQGVVALPQANVQVPYVDTGDIADVVVEALLHEEHNGNIYQLTGPTTLSFKEAIQEIAKATERNISFVPISIETYVAAMKEQSIPADFVWLVEYLFTEVLGNPMVSEITNDIQKVLKRKPKSFSEYVIETAKTGVWSGVKEPI is encoded by the coding sequence ATGAAAAAAGACAATTATTTAATCATTGGTGGAACAGGGAAAACAGGTAGAAAAGTTGTTGATAGTTTACGATTGCTCAACCAAAATGTTAAAGTGGGTTCAAGGTCGTCCATCCCTTCTTTTGATTGGAACAGAGCCGATACATGGGAAAACGCACTTGTTGGGGTCGATAAAATGTACATCACCTATCAACCTGATCTTGCAGTGCCCGGGGCTTTGCAGTCTATTAAGGAATTGGTAAGACTTGCCAAGAAAAATAATGTAAAGAAAGTGGTTTTGTTATCCGGTAAAGGCGAACGGGAAGCAGAGCTTTGTGAGCAAGCAGTTATAAGTTCCGGGATGGATTATACGATTGTTCGGGCAAGTTGGTTCAATCAAAATTTTAGTGAAAGTTTCTTTTTGGAACCGATCCAGCAAGGTGTGGTTGCTTTGCCTCAAGCCAATGTGCAAGTGCCCTATGTGGACACCGGGGATATTGCCGATGTTGTGGTAGAGGCTTTATTGCATGAAGAGCACAATGGTAATATTTATCAATTGACGGGTCCCACAACCTTATCGTTCAAAGAAGCTATTCAAGAAATTGCCAAGGCCACAGAGAGGAACATAAGCTTTGTTCCCATTTCCATTGAAACTTATGTGGCGGCCATGAAAGAACAGAGCATTCCCGCGGATTTTGTTTGGTTGGTAGAGTACTTGTTTACCGAAGTATTGGGCAATCCCATGGTCTCCGAAATTACCAACGATATCCAAAAAGTGCTCAAACGTAAACCCAAAAGTTTTTCAGAGTATGTGATCGAAACAGCCAAAACAGGAGTATGGTCGGGTGTAAAAGAGCCCATATAG
- a CDS encoding amidohydrolase family protein: MNKIIGLLLFTLTLISCKTSEVEIVVDNGLLLKNAQIISPEDQTISSNDFIVTAGDSIVYVGEKKPKVKGAFTTIDAKGKYIIPGLIDSHVHVTGTDALSDDEELQHPELVKLFREQLPKSYLYFGYTTLIDLGTAKPDRLVDFQKMEVRPDLYYAGGGAVIGNGYGLSNWEDEVPNFVYQENEAYPFPDNYVKENHTPEAVAKRIAEYGAIVLKTYYEPGFDPAQPRFPTPSQKLMSNLKKEAHKNNLVLAVHGNSLEAHGFLAEAEVDVMAHGLWNWGNHRLDSTMVLPMEIKEVLDAEIKSKIGYMPTLQVINGLWELTNAEYLDNTELEHVLPKPLLDYYKANSNIMYANVFGNAPKHIIATNFNRISEQGKLSMKYMNDNGGKLLFGTDTPSSPTYGNPPGYNGYLEMLEMANAGIPLNKILAMATIENAKAFHLQKRYGTVEVGKKANLLILNKNPLRDITAYNDISQVVINGRPMNRETLSAHKD, from the coding sequence ATGAACAAAATAATAGGATTATTGCTCTTTACCCTCACTTTGATTTCATGTAAAACCAGCGAGGTCGAAATTGTAGTGGATAATGGATTGTTGCTTAAAAATGCACAGATCATATCACCAGAAGATCAAACCATATCCTCTAATGATTTTATTGTAACTGCAGGAGACAGTATCGTGTATGTAGGAGAGAAAAAGCCCAAGGTAAAAGGGGCGTTTACCACTATTGATGCAAAAGGAAAATACATAATTCCGGGCCTGATCGATAGCCATGTGCATGTAACCGGGACCGATGCACTATCCGACGACGAGGAACTGCAACACCCCGAACTAGTAAAATTATTTAGGGAACAACTTCCAAAAAGCTATTTATATTTTGGATATACCACCTTGATCGATTTGGGGACCGCCAAACCCGACAGATTGGTCGATTTTCAAAAAATGGAAGTAAGGCCAGATCTATATTATGCAGGGGGAGGCGCTGTAATCGGAAACGGCTATGGACTGTCCAATTGGGAAGATGAGGTTCCCAATTTTGTTTATCAGGAGAACGAGGCCTATCCCTTTCCGGATAATTATGTAAAAGAAAACCATACCCCAGAGGCCGTGGCGAAAAGAATAGCTGAATACGGTGCAATTGTTTTAAAAACCTATTACGAGCCAGGGTTTGATCCTGCACAGCCGCGTTTTCCCACACCTTCTCAAAAATTGATGTCTAATTTGAAAAAGGAAGCGCACAAAAATAACTTGGTTTTGGCGGTTCATGGAAATTCGTTGGAGGCCCACGGATTTTTGGCAGAAGCAGAAGTAGATGTTATGGCCCATGGATTGTGGAACTGGGGCAACCATAGGTTGGATTCCACTATGGTGCTTCCTATGGAGATAAAAGAGGTACTGGATGCGGAAATTAAAAGTAAGATAGGGTATATGCCAACCCTACAAGTGATCAATGGACTTTGGGAACTAACCAATGCCGAATATCTGGACAATACGGAGTTGGAACATGTGCTGCCAAAGCCGTTGCTCGATTACTACAAGGCAAATTCCAATATAATGTATGCCAATGTATTTGGTAATGCCCCAAAACATATTATCGCAACCAATTTTAACCGTATCTCTGAACAAGGCAAGCTCAGCATGAAATATATGAATGACAATGGTGGAAAGTTGCTGTTCGGCACAGATACACCATCCTCACCCACCTATGGAAATCCTCCGGGCTATAATGGATATTTGGAAATGTTGGAAATGGCAAATGCAGGAATTCCCTTGAACAAAATTTTGGCTATGGCGACCATAGAAAATGCAAAAGCATTCCACCTTCAAAAAAGATACGGTACGGTAGAAGTGGGTAAAAAAGCCAATCTTCTTATTCTTAACAAGAATCCATTACGGGATATCACGGCTTATAATGATATTTCGCAGGTTGTTATCAACGGTCGTCCAATGAATAGGGAAACACTCTCTGCCCATAAAGATTAA
- a CDS encoding DUF5050 domain-containing protein — MKKVKTLISAILVFGFIASCKKSDSHKSITHPIAYSSNESGNREIYLTDTEGKSKIKITNYSGSDGYPEWSPNGKRIAFYAKYDKNKTWSIHTMNSDGTDRKRLTHAKNTWDASPTWSPDGKKIAFGRHYKNAEGIDQEEIWIMNADGSEQTRIEPLTGGSPCFMKDGRILFHSKSEDSEICIANSDGSNIITLTNNTAEDWWPKISPNGKQIAYSSDRDGNFEIYVMNTDGSNQKRLTFNTILDGDVSWSPDGNKIIFISDTEDYFDIYLVNKDGSGLKKIIDNGSQPSWFKAMR, encoded by the coding sequence TTGAAAAAAGTAAAAACCTTAATCAGTGCGATTTTAGTATTTGGCTTTATTGCTTCATGCAAGAAAAGTGACAGTCATAAATCCATTACCCATCCGATTGCTTACTCGTCAAATGAATCAGGTAACAGAGAAATTTACCTAACCGATACCGAAGGTAAATCAAAAATAAAAATAACGAATTACTCAGGTAGTGATGGTTACCCTGAGTGGTCTCCAAACGGAAAGCGAATTGCTTTTTATGCAAAATATGATAAAAATAAAACATGGTCTATCCATACAATGAATAGCGATGGTACCGATAGAAAGCGATTGACTCATGCAAAAAATACATGGGACGCTTCACCTACGTGGTCCCCGGACGGAAAGAAAATTGCTTTCGGCAGGCATTATAAAAATGCAGAGGGTATAGATCAGGAAGAAATTTGGATCATGAATGCAGATGGTAGCGAACAGACTCGGATAGAACCACTAACTGGCGGGTCCCCTTGTTTTATGAAAGATGGAAGGATACTTTTTCATTCTAAATCCGAAGACAGTGAAATTTGTATCGCTAATAGCGATGGTAGTAACATTATTACATTGACCAATAATACCGCAGAGGATTGGTGGCCTAAAATTTCACCAAATGGTAAGCAAATAGCCTATTCTTCGGATAGAGATGGCAATTTTGAAATTTATGTTATGAACACGGATGGTTCCAATCAAAAACGATTGACGTTTAATACTATCCTAGATGGTGATGTATCCTGGTCACCTGATGGCAACAAAATTATTTTTATATCGGACACCGAAGATTATTTTGATATCTACCTGGTCAATAAGGATGGCTCAGGATTAAAAAAAATAATTGATAATGGTTCACAGCCCTCATGGTTTAAAGCTATGAGATAA
- a CDS encoding GNAT family N-acetyltransferase, with translation MKFRKASINDVPNIIEMIADDTLGSKRENYTIPLPKAYYDAFERIDTDKNQELTVVENEVGEVIGVFQMTFIPYLTYQGGIRAQIEGVRVHKEHRGMGIGKSVFEWAINRAKERNAHLLQLTTDKKRPDAIRFYESLGFKASHEGMKMHF, from the coding sequence ATGAAATTCAGAAAAGCTAGCATCAACGATGTCCCGAACATCATAGAAATGATTGCGGACGATACATTGGGCAGCAAACGGGAAAATTATACCATCCCATTGCCAAAAGCCTATTATGATGCTTTTGAACGAATCGATACTGATAAAAACCAAGAACTCACCGTGGTTGAAAACGAAGTTGGAGAGGTGATTGGAGTTTTTCAAATGACGTTTATTCCCTATCTCACCTACCAAGGCGGTATTCGGGCCCAAATTGAAGGTGTACGTGTGCATAAGGAACATCGTGGTATGGGAATAGGTAAAAGTGTATTCGAATGGGCCATAAATAGGGCAAAGGAACGTAATGCGCATCTATTGCAGTTGACCACGGATAAAAAACGGCCAGATGCCATTCGGTTTTACGAATCACTAGGGTTTAAAGCCAGCCATGAAGGTATGAAAATGCATTTTTGA
- a CDS encoding adenylate/guanylate cyclase domain-containing protein produces the protein MKPLLNPKQRYLFKRIFPFGAIWLILSWFILLIESMATEYQNQRPETDITLSWDILIFASLAVFLMGTVMGAVEVLWLDKRFKNKSFWKKILYKMGFYLLFILIINLVTFPLAASIELGTSILDTEVWQKFSKYVASITFLSTFTSLSFSIFLSLLYSDINEYLGHTFMINLITGKYHTPKEESRIFMFLDMKSSTSFAEQLGHELYFKFLRDYYDQLSNAIIEHTGEVYQYIGDEIVITWELQKGIENQNCLLCFYAMRKSLQQKSIYFEETYGVVPSFRAGLHMGKVTTGEIGALKKEIFYTGDVLNVTARIQKLCKPMEQEIIVSEKLVSLWKFSDIEFVPLGNIELEGRHEPMELYTPKNKV, from the coding sequence ATGAAACCACTCTTAAACCCCAAACAGCGTTATCTTTTTAAACGAATTTTTCCCTTTGGGGCAATTTGGTTGATATTGAGTTGGTTCATCCTCCTGATCGAATCCATGGCAACCGAGTACCAAAATCAACGACCGGAAACGGACATTACGCTATCTTGGGACATTCTGATTTTTGCCTCCCTGGCCGTTTTTTTAATGGGAACCGTAATGGGGGCAGTAGAGGTACTTTGGTTGGACAAACGATTCAAGAACAAATCGTTTTGGAAGAAAATCCTTTATAAAATGGGATTTTACTTATTGTTTATACTTATTATCAACCTAGTTACCTTTCCCTTGGCGGCAAGTATTGAACTTGGCACATCCATTTTGGACACCGAGGTTTGGCAAAAGTTTTCCAAATACGTTGCTAGCATTACATTTTTGAGCACATTTACTTCTTTATCGTTCAGTATATTCTTGTCCTTACTGTATTCGGACATCAATGAATATCTGGGCCATACCTTTATGATCAATCTCATAACCGGAAAATACCATACTCCAAAGGAGGAATCCCGGATTTTTATGTTTTTGGACATGAAGTCTTCCACCTCTTTCGCTGAACAACTGGGACACGAGCTATATTTTAAATTTTTAAGGGATTATTATGATCAACTGTCCAATGCGATTATCGAACACACGGGCGAGGTCTATCAATATATTGGGGATGAAATTGTAATTACTTGGGAATTACAGAAGGGCATTGAAAACCAAAACTGTTTGTTATGCTTTTACGCCATGCGGAAGAGTCTACAACAAAAATCAATATATTTTGAAGAGACATATGGCGTTGTTCCTTCTTTTAGGGCCGGGTTGCATATGGGCAAGGTTACCACAGGGGAGATCGGTGCTCTAAAAAAAGAGATTTTCTATACCGGTGATGTTCTCAATGTTACCGCTCGCATTCAAAAATTATGCAAGCCCATGGAGCAGGAGATCATTGTTTCGGAAAAATTGGTATCGCTTTGGAAGTTTAGTGATATAGAATTTGTTCCGTTGGGCAATATAGAACTCGAAGGAAGGCATGAACCTATGGAGCTTTATACTCCTAAAAATAAGGTATAA
- a CDS encoding propionyl-CoA synthetase, giving the protein MMEKIMYDREFNRSIKDPENFWMEQAANISWFQKPQRALTKDENGFYRWFKGGKLNTSYLALDAHIENGRGEEIALIYDSPVTQTMEKITYLDLRDRVSRLAGGMKRLGVEKGDTVIIYMPMIPQAVISMLACARLGAIHSVVFGGFAPHELAIRIDDAKPKLIITATSGIEVDRIIPYKPMVDEAIGLAAHKPEHVIVYNRRLGAARPDGENDIDYSTLMKIADPVRCTEVDATDPLYILYTSGTTGKPKGIIRDNGGHAVAMYYSMKNVYGINPREVFWAASDVGWVVGHSYIVYASLIYGCTTVLFEGKPVRTPDASTFWRVVSDHNVKVMFTAPTAIRAIKKEDPQGSFIDQFDMSGLRYLFLAGERCDVSTLKWAEGKLKVPVIDHWWQTESGWPIVANMMGFKEHFKVKPGSATKPVCGYDVQILRADGTAADKGEEGYVAIKLPLPPGTLPNLWGDTNRFEKGYLDKFDGYYFSGDGGYLDEDGYVFITGRVDDIINVAGHRLSTAEMEEVVAKHPDVAECCVVGIEDDLKGQIPLAITVLKAGADIESFQLQAEVVADVRKEIGPVASLKKVVVAERLPKTRSGKILRKVIRAIADGKPYTTPSTIDDPVILQEIHDLFEEQMVGSFEQKAKQSS; this is encoded by the coding sequence ATAATGGAGAAGATCATGTACGATCGGGAATTTAATAGGTCTATAAAAGACCCCGAGAATTTCTGGATGGAACAAGCAGCAAATATCAGTTGGTTCCAAAAACCGCAAAGGGCATTGACCAAAGATGAAAATGGATTTTATCGTTGGTTCAAGGGAGGAAAACTCAATACCTCATATTTGGCATTGGATGCCCATATAGAAAACGGTCGGGGTGAGGAAATTGCACTTATTTACGATTCTCCAGTTACGCAAACGATGGAGAAAATTACCTATTTAGATCTAAGGGACAGGGTAAGCCGTTTGGCAGGCGGAATGAAGCGGCTCGGTGTTGAAAAAGGAGATACCGTGATCATTTATATGCCGATGATACCACAGGCAGTGATTTCCATGTTGGCCTGTGCCCGCTTGGGTGCCATCCATTCGGTAGTATTTGGTGGTTTTGCGCCCCACGAACTTGCTATTCGCATCGATGATGCCAAACCTAAATTGATCATTACGGCAACCTCCGGTATAGAAGTGGATAGAATAATACCCTATAAACCTATGGTGGACGAAGCTATAGGTTTGGCAGCGCATAAGCCAGAGCACGTAATTGTTTACAACAGACGTTTGGGAGCAGCGCGTCCGGATGGAGAAAACGATATAGACTACTCCACTTTAATGAAGATTGCCGACCCGGTTCGGTGTACCGAGGTAGATGCCACAGACCCCTTGTACATATTGTACACCTCCGGAACTACGGGGAAACCAAAAGGAATCATTCGGGATAATGGAGGACATGCCGTAGCCATGTACTATAGTATGAAAAATGTGTACGGTATTAATCCCCGCGAAGTATTCTGGGCCGCCAGCGATGTGGGTTGGGTAGTGGGGCACAGCTATATTGTTTACGCCTCCTTGATATATGGTTGCACAACGGTTCTTTTTGAAGGGAAGCCGGTCCGTACTCCGGATGCCTCAACTTTTTGGCGTGTGGTCAGTGACCATAATGTAAAGGTGATGTTTACCGCCCCAACAGCAATTCGAGCAATCAAGAAGGAAGATCCCCAAGGCTCATTTATAGATCAATTCGATATGAGCGGCCTTCGGTATTTGTTCCTGGCAGGTGAACGATGCGATGTTTCCACCTTAAAATGGGCAGAAGGGAAACTTAAAGTACCGGTAATCGATCATTGGTGGCAAACAGAATCAGGTTGGCCCATTGTGGCCAACATGATGGGCTTTAAAGAACATTTCAAAGTAAAACCGGGGTCTGCCACGAAACCGGTATGTGGTTATGATGTACAGATTTTGCGTGCAGATGGTACGGCAGCCGATAAAGGAGAAGAAGGCTATGTTGCGATAAAACTACCTCTGCCCCCAGGAACTTTGCCCAATTTATGGGGCGATACCAACAGATTTGAAAAAGGGTATCTTGACAAGTTCGATGGCTACTATTTTTCAGGGGATGGGGGATATTTGGATGAAGATGGATATGTTTTTATAACTGGGAGAGTAGACGATATTATCAATGTGGCAGGTCACCGATTGTCCACTGCAGAAATGGAAGAGGTGGTAGCCAAGCATCCGGATGTTGCCGAATGTTGTGTTGTGGGAATTGAGGATGATTTAAAAGGACAGATTCCCTTGGCCATAACCGTGCTTAAAGCAGGTGCGGACATCGAAAGTTTTCAGTTGCAGGCCGAAGTCGTGGCCGATGTAAGAAAGGAGATTGGTCCGGTGGCGTCTTTAAAAAAGGTGGTGGTGGCCGAACGATTGCCTAAAACCCGAT